The following proteins are co-located in the Solidesulfovibrio sp. genome:
- the nrfH gene encoding cytochrome c nitrite reductase small subunit, with protein MGHAGKRGVRIVAVIGLAAVGLGLFLALGPPRLLAKSESPDFCASCHVMEAEYEAWFHHGAHKRIRCVDCHLPNDNLAGHYVWKSIDGMKDVFVFHSGRVPEDIRISAHGKAVVQANCIRCHETAVEMLDQKRYCWDCHRRVMHKHVGVPLTR; from the coding sequence ATGGGGCATGCCGGCAAACGGGGCGTGCGGATTGTCGCCGTCATCGGCCTGGCCGCGGTGGGGCTGGGGCTTTTCCTGGCCCTGGGGCCGCCCAGGCTTCTGGCCAAATCCGAATCGCCCGATTTCTGCGCCTCCTGCCACGTCATGGAGGCCGAGTACGAGGCCTGGTTCCATCACGGAGCCCACAAGCGCATCCGGTGCGTGGACTGCCACCTGCCCAACGACAACCTGGCCGGGCATTACGTCTGGAAGTCCATCGACGGCATGAAGGACGTCTTCGTCTTCCATTCCGGCCGGGTTCCGGAGGACATCCGCATTTCCGCCCACGGCAAGGCCGTCGTCCAGGCCAACTGCATCCGCTGCCACGAGACGGCCGTGGAGATGCTCGACCAGAAGCGCTACTGCTGGGACTGCCATCGCCGTGTCATGCACAAGCATGTGGGCGTGCCGCTGACTCGCTGA
- a CDS encoding VanZ family protein — MIETPMFRRFMLAVWIVSVAATVWLSLTPRLELPLDFWNADKLYHGLTYAWLGALPLWAFARGDRARVAAYLMIVLGGLLEWGQSFVPGRSASMGDAVANALGVFVGIWLSEMLRARCRGCRGLDE; from the coding sequence GTGATCGAAACGCCGATGTTCCGCCGGTTCATGCTGGCGGTCTGGATTGTTTCCGTGGCCGCCACGGTCTGGCTGTCGCTGACCCCGCGCCTGGAATTGCCGCTGGATTTCTGGAACGCCGACAAGCTCTACCACGGCCTGACCTACGCCTGGCTCGGGGCCTTGCCGCTGTGGGCCTTTGCCCGGGGCGACCGGGCCCGGGTGGCCGCCTACCTGATGATCGTCCTGGGCGGGCTGCTGGAGTGGGGCCAGTCCTTCGTGCCGGGCCGTTCGGCCAGCATGGGCGACGCCGTGGCCAACGCCCTGGGCGTGTTCGTGGGCATCTGGCTTTCGGAGATGCTCAGGGCCCGCTGCCGGGGCTGCCGGGGGCTTGACGAGTAG
- a CDS encoding Mrp/NBP35 family ATP-binding protein — protein MNENGLRDLNDEIKKKPVTGLDKVKAVVVVLSGKGGVGKSTVAANLAAGLAMEGRRTGLLDVDVHGPSIPRLLKLAGNRPDMAENMLVPVDWHWNLGVMSIGFLLPGADDAVIWRGPAKAGVIQQLAEQVAWGERDVLVVDCPPGTGDEPLSVLQIFGDKAMAVIVTSPQDVAVDDVRRSITFCRQLSTPICGIVENLSGFACPSCGAVHDIFSTGGGEKLAAEANVPFLGRIPIDPEVARSGDDGDVFLAVAGKSPSAQAFKGVIAHVLAALDNPPAAKG, from the coding sequence ATGAACGAGAACGGACTGCGCGACTTAAACGACGAAATCAAAAAGAAACCCGTCACCGGCCTGGACAAGGTCAAGGCCGTGGTGGTGGTGCTGTCCGGCAAGGGCGGCGTGGGCAAATCCACGGTCGCGGCCAACCTGGCCGCCGGGTTGGCCATGGAGGGCAGGCGTACCGGCCTGCTCGACGTGGACGTCCACGGCCCGAGCATCCCGCGCCTTTTAAAGCTCGCGGGCAACCGGCCGGACATGGCGGAGAACATGCTGGTCCCCGTGGACTGGCACTGGAACCTGGGCGTCATGTCCATCGGCTTTCTCCTGCCCGGGGCCGACGACGCCGTCATCTGGCGCGGCCCGGCCAAGGCCGGCGTCATCCAGCAGTTGGCCGAACAGGTCGCCTGGGGCGAGCGCGACGTCCTGGTCGTGGACTGCCCCCCGGGCACCGGCGACGAACCCCTGTCCGTGCTGCAGATCTTCGGCGACAAGGCCATGGCCGTCATCGTCACCTCGCCCCAGGACGTGGCCGTGGACGACGTGCGCCGCTCCATCACCTTCTGTCGCCAGCTCTCCACCCCCATCTGCGGCATCGTCGAGAACTTAAGCGGCTTCGCCTGCCCCAGCTGCGGCGCGGTCCACGACATCTTCAGCACCGGCGGCGGCGAAAAACTGGCCGCCGAGGCCAATGTCCCCTTTCTCGGCCGCATCCCCATCGATCCCGAGGTGGCCCGCTCCGGCGACGACGGCGACGTGTTCCTGGCCGTGGCCGGCAAAAGCCCCTCGGCCCAGGCCTTCAAGGGCGTCATCGCCCACGTGCTGGCCGCCCTGGACAATCCGCCGGCCGCGAAGGGTTAG
- a CDS encoding iron-sulfur cluster assembly scaffold protein, protein MDARNDQDALDMILDVFEREQAADLVAQFGEKGLAIWREAPNRPRLTEPTAVGTVKGSCGDTIAIAIEVAGETIARTDFDTDGCAASQIAAATAAALARGKNLDDAVDIDEAAIVSAVGRFPDDHRHCAYLAAAAVREAVHRWMIAGGVLGQMERKTQGE, encoded by the coding sequence GTGGACGCCCGAAACGACCAGGACGCCCTGGACATGATCCTCGACGTGTTCGAGCGGGAACAGGCCGCCGACCTCGTCGCCCAGTTCGGCGAAAAGGGCCTGGCCATCTGGCGCGAGGCCCCCAACCGGCCGCGCCTGACCGAGCCCACCGCCGTGGGCACGGTCAAGGGCTCCTGCGGCGACACCATCGCCATCGCCATCGAGGTTGCCGGCGAAACCATCGCCCGCACGGACTTCGACACCGACGGCTGCGCCGCCAGCCAGATCGCCGCGGCCACGGCCGCCGCCCTGGCCCGGGGCAAAAACCTCGACGACGCCGTGGACATCGACGAGGCGGCCATCGTTTCGGCCGTGGGCCGCTTCCCCGACGACCACCGCCACTGCGCCTACCTGGCCGCCGCCGCCGTGCGCGAGGCCGTGCACCGCTGGATGATCGCCGGCGGGGTGCTGGGGCAGATGGAGCGGAAAACGCAGGGGGAATAA
- a CDS encoding NifB/NifX family molybdenum-iron cluster-binding protein, which yields MSEVVAVSSEGPTLDDAVDARFGRAAGFVLIDAAGGTRYLDNGASQAMAHGAGIETARRIAEAGATVLLTGVVGPKAAAALKSVGLAVVEGMEGRTVGQALAAYRQGKGA from the coding sequence ATGAGTGAAGTGGTTGCTGTGAGCAGTGAAGGGCCGACGCTTGACGACGCCGTGGATGCGCGGTTCGGCCGGGCGGCCGGGTTCGTGCTGATCGATGCGGCCGGCGGAACACGGTATCTCGACAACGGCGCGTCCCAGGCCATGGCCCACGGCGCGGGCATCGAAACCGCCCGCCGCATCGCCGAGGCCGGCGCGACCGTGCTCTTAACCGGCGTGGTCGGCCCCAAGGCCGCCGCCGCCCTCAAATCCGTGGGCCTGGCCGTGGTCGAAGGTATGGAAGGCCGCACCGTCGGCCAGGCCCTGGCCGCCTACCGCCAAGGCAAGGGAGCCTAG
- a CDS encoding ATP-binding protein: MRIAIASGKGGTGKTTVSAALASVWTEAVSRPVLAADLDVEEPNLHLFLRPVITEAHVANLEIPVIDAAACTRCGACREICQFGAVTILGDTPLVFDDMCHGCGACLAVCPVAAMSPGAREVGRVEEGAAGSIAFVNGRLRVGEAMSPVLIRAVTARVNGKLAALPESERPDVLLDAPPGVSCPAQNAVATADVIVLVVEPTPFGIHDFALAVEAFAPLGKPLTVVVNKAGEASPELDALCRRENLPVLAAIPDDRAIAEGYARGRLLPEMSPACRALCLDLARQLAALRPEARHA; the protein is encoded by the coding sequence GTGCGCATCGCCATCGCCAGCGGCAAGGGCGGCACCGGCAAGACCACCGTGTCCGCCGCCCTGGCCTCGGTCTGGACCGAGGCCGTGTCCCGGCCCGTCCTGGCCGCGGACCTCGACGTGGAGGAACCCAACCTCCACCTTTTCCTGCGCCCGGTCATCACCGAAGCCCACGTGGCCAACCTGGAGATCCCGGTCATCGACGCCGCGGCCTGCACCCGCTGCGGCGCCTGCCGGGAGATTTGCCAGTTCGGCGCCGTGACCATCCTGGGCGACACGCCGCTGGTTTTCGACGACATGTGCCACGGTTGCGGGGCCTGCCTGGCCGTATGCCCGGTTGCGGCCATGTCCCCGGGCGCCCGGGAGGTGGGGCGGGTGGAGGAAGGCGCGGCCGGGAGCATCGCCTTTGTCAACGGTCGGCTGCGGGTGGGCGAAGCCATGAGCCCGGTGCTCATCCGCGCCGTCACCGCCCGGGTGAACGGAAAACTCGCCGCCCTGCCCGAATCCGAACGGCCCGACGTGCTCCTCGACGCCCCGCCGGGCGTGAGTTGTCCGGCCCAAAACGCCGTGGCCACGGCCGACGTCATCGTGCTGGTGGTCGAGCCCACACCCTTTGGCATCCACGATTTCGCCCTGGCCGTGGAGGCGTTCGCGCCGCTCGGCAAACCCCTGACCGTGGTCGTCAACAAGGCCGGCGAGGCCAGCCCGGAACTGGACGCGCTGTGCCGGCGGGAAAACCTGCCGGTGCTGGCCGCCATCCCCGACGACCGGGCCATTGCCGAGGGCTATGCCCGGGGGAGGCTCCTGCCGGAGATGTCCCCGGCCTGCCGGGCCCTGTGCCTCGATCTGGCCCGCCAGCTGGCCGCCCTGCGCCCGGAGGCCCGCCATGCGTGA
- a CDS encoding ATP-binding protein — protein MREIVVLSGKGGAGKTSITAAFAALARNAIVCDLDVDAPDLHILLSPKDTAAEEFVSGNLAQVEASDCDGCGVCREICRFEAVSVGEDGKAVIDPHRCEGCKACVALCPRRAIAFPPRVCGYFAVSASRFGPFVHARLDPGGENSGRLVALLKRRARELAEKAGHELIVCDGAPGIACPVISALSGASLAVLVVEPTPSGTHDFARVAKLCDHFKLPTGVIVNKADLNPEETARLEALCRQAGRPVLGRLPYSPDVTRAMKAKVTLPEYGGPLAGDIARLWEATNALAQTCAKAK, from the coding sequence ATGCGTGAGATCGTGGTCTTAAGCGGCAAGGGCGGGGCCGGAAAAACGTCGATTACCGCCGCCTTCGCCGCGCTGGCCCGAAACGCCATCGTCTGCGACCTCGACGTGGACGCCCCGGACCTGCACATCCTGCTTTCCCCCAAGGACACGGCGGCCGAGGAATTCGTCTCGGGCAACCTGGCCCAGGTCGAGGCCAGCGACTGCGACGGCTGCGGCGTCTGCCGGGAAATTTGCCGTTTCGAGGCCGTGTCCGTGGGCGAAGACGGCAAGGCGGTCATCGACCCCCACCGTTGCGAGGGCTGCAAGGCCTGCGTGGCCCTGTGCCCGCGCCGGGCCATCGCCTTTCCGCCCCGGGTCTGCGGCTATTTCGCCGTTTCCGCCAGCCGCTTCGGCCCCTTCGTCCACGCCCGGCTCGATCCGGGCGGGGAGAACTCCGGCCGCCTGGTGGCGCTGCTCAAGCGCAGGGCCCGGGAGCTGGCCGAAAAGGCCGGCCACGAGCTCATCGTCTGCGACGGCGCGCCCGGCATCGCCTGTCCGGTCATAAGCGCCCTGTCCGGCGCGAGCCTAGCCGTGCTGGTGGTCGAGCCCACGCCGTCGGGCACCCACGACTTTGCCCGCGTGGCCAAGCTGTGCGACCATTTCAAGCTGCCAACCGGCGTGATCGTCAATAAGGCCGACCTCAACCCCGAGGAGACCGCCCGCCTGGAAGCCCTGTGCCGCCAGGCCGGCCGGCCGGTCCTGGGCCGGCTGCCCTACTCCCCGGACGTCACCCGGGCCATGAAGGCGAAAGTCACCCTGCCCGAATACGGCGGTCCCCTGGCCGGCGATATCGCCCGCCTGTGGGAAGCCACGAACGCCCTGGCCCAAACCTGCGCCAAGGCCAAATAA
- a CDS encoding NifB/NifX family molybdenum-iron cluster-binding protein encodes METLRIAIPSSQPGGMDCAVGAHFGHCDCYTVVDVADGQVTEVATLPNVPHVQGGCMAPVNHLSQNGVTVLLAGGMGMRPLMGFEQVGIAVYHGGEAASVGEAVAAFLSGSLPRFSRSNTCGGGLG; translated from the coding sequence ATGGAAACCCTTCGTATCGCCATTCCCTCCAGCCAGCCCGGCGGCATGGACTGCGCCGTGGGCGCCCACTTCGGCCACTGCGACTGCTACACCGTCGTGGACGTGGCCGACGGACAAGTCACCGAGGTCGCCACCCTGCCCAATGTCCCCCACGTCCAGGGCGGCTGCATGGCCCCGGTCAACCACCTGTCCCAAAACGGCGTCACCGTGCTTTTGGCCGGCGGCATGGGCATGCGCCCGCTCATGGGCTTCGAGCAGGTTGGCATCGCCGTGTACCACGGCGGCGAGGCGGCTAGCGTCGGCGAAGCCGTGGCCGCCTTCCTGTCCGGCTCCCTGCCGCGCTTTTCCCGCAGCAACACCTGCGGCGGCGGTTTGGGATAA
- a CDS encoding FmdB family zinc ribbon protein has protein sequence MPIYDIECPGCGYAGEVIRPGAEDAPACPRCGAPAVKLLSPTSSLTGKTATGLPGPSDHGCCGSRPGQAGCAGPGSCCGKA, from the coding sequence ATGCCGATTTATGATATCGAGTGTCCGGGATGCGGGTATGCGGGGGAGGTCATCCGGCCCGGGGCCGAGGATGCGCCGGCTTGTCCGCGCTGCGGCGCGCCGGCCGTGAAACTGTTGTCCCCGACAAGTTCGCTCACCGGCAAAACGGCGACCGGCCTGCCCGGCCCCTCGGACCACGGCTGCTGCGGCTCGCGCCCCGGCCAGGCCGGCTGCGCCGGTCCGGGCTCATGCTGCGGCAAGGCCTGA
- a CDS encoding MBL fold metallo-hydrolase, giving the protein MAAPTLLVLSDNRSLDDRLAFEHGWSVWVDAGPHGDLLWDTGQTGVFLENARTLGIDPTTARAVALSHGHHDHAGGLPELLAAGYAGPVHAHPGVLLRRYSRRDGTTFRSIGMGDGRLAGGIPGFSPVTETRELLPGVTILTAIPRLPGNHEATENLFRDATGRVPDDVPDDAFLVIAGADGPFVLLGCCHAGLANSLAQVKARLGLSRLAAVAGGLHLGGAGLQALEQAAATLETFGVERLYPGHCTGQAGLDFLRRHFSGEVTETGCGLRIRP; this is encoded by the coding sequence ATGGCCGCCCCGACGCTCCTGGTCCTGTCCGACAACCGCAGCCTCGACGACCGGCTGGCCTTCGAACACGGCTGGTCGGTCTGGGTCGATGCCGGCCCCCACGGCGACCTGCTCTGGGATACGGGCCAAACGGGCGTCTTTCTCGAAAACGCCCGGACCCTCGGCATCGATCCGACCACGGCCCGGGCGGTCGCCCTCAGCCACGGCCACCACGACCACGCCGGCGGTCTGCCCGAACTGCTCGCCGCCGGCTACGCCGGCCCGGTCCATGCCCATCCGGGCGTGCTGCTTCGCCGCTACAGCCGCCGCGACGGCACCACCTTCCGCTCCATCGGCATGGGCGACGGCCGCCTGGCCGGGGGCATTCCGGGATTCTCGCCCGTAACCGAAACCCGGGAGTTGCTTCCGGGGGTGACCATACTCACCGCCATCCCCCGTCTGCCGGGCAACCACGAGGCCACGGAAAACCTGTTCCGGGACGCCACCGGCCGTGTCCCGGACGACGTGCCCGACGACGCCTTCCTGGTCATCGCGGGAGCCGACGGCCCTTTCGTGCTGCTCGGCTGCTGCCACGCCGGCCTGGCCAACAGCCTGGCCCAGGTGAAAGCCCGCCTGGGGCTTTCGCGCCTCGCCGCCGTGGCCGGCGGCCTGCACCTCGGCGGGGCCGGCCTCCAAGCCCTGGAGCAGGCCGCGGCCACCCTGGAAACGTTCGGCGTCGAACGCCTCTATCCCGGCCACTGCACCGGCCAGGCCGGCCTCGACTTCCTGCGGCGGCATTTCTCCGGCGAGGTGACGGAAACCGGCTGCGGCCTGCGCATCCGGCCCTGA